A region of Nostoc sp. 'Peltigera membranacea cyanobiont' N6 DNA encodes the following proteins:
- a CDS encoding Uma2 family endonuclease has translation MATQLGEAKSSTELIISWEALPADFQLEDEPVENTGQPLLAGALRESLEISGFIQPQMLIASNFGLCATINDQFVAKAPDWVYVPAVNEVLAERKSYTPNLEGEIPAVVMEFLSDTDGTEYSFKRIYPPGKWFFYEQILQVPIYVIFDPNGGLLEYYQLENRRYELQQPDENGRHWIDSMGLFLGTWQGTKESRTGYWLRWWDEAGNLLPWAVEQIAQERQRAEQERQRAEQERQQKERLIAYLQSQGIDPNNLPGS, from the coding sequence ATGGCAACCCAACTCGGTGAAGCTAAATCTTCAACAGAACTGATAATATCTTGGGAAGCCTTGCCCGCAGATTTTCAGTTAGAGGATGAACCAGTGGAAAATACAGGTCAGCCACTGTTGGCTGGTGCTTTGCGCGAAAGCCTTGAGATAAGTGGTTTCATCCAACCCCAGATGTTAATCGCCTCAAATTTTGGACTTTGTGCGACGATAAACGATCAGTTTGTAGCGAAAGCACCTGACTGGGTTTATGTTCCAGCAGTAAATGAAGTTTTAGCAGAACGCAAAAGTTACACACCTAATTTAGAAGGTGAGATTCCGGCAGTGGTGATGGAATTTCTATCTGACACTGACGGTACAGAGTACTCTTTTAAGCGAATCTATCCGCCAGGAAAATGGTTTTTTTACGAGCAGATTCTTCAAGTACCAATTTACGTGATTTTTGACCCTAATGGCGGTTTGTTAGAATATTACCAACTCGAAAACAGGCGCTACGAATTACAACAACCTGACGAAAATGGTCGTCATTGGATTGATTCAATGGGCTTATTCTTAGGAACTTGGCAAGGAACAAAAGAATCCAGAACGGGTTATTGGTTGCGCTGGTGGGATGAGGCAGGTAATTTGTTACCTTGGGCAGTAGAACAAATTGCACAGGAACGTCAACGCGCCGAACAAGAACGTCAACGCGCCGAACAAGAACGTCAGCAAAAAGAACGGCTAATTGCCTATTTACAATCTCAAGGTATCGATCCAAATAATTTGCCAGGTAGCTGA
- a CDS encoding RNA polymerase factor sigma-54, whose amino-acid sequence MDTPALTSTLSVETRLETQAVLYPSLRQLVQLLPWNHQRVREYLQAEAKHNPFLLHRRSNHREALLEDILPNWYSPVAMEPSLQEHLRGQITALDLPLKQREALLYLMQWISPSGYLEESSQVWTAGSDWNVKELEAVVSHLQSLDPPGIGARSPQECLLLQLQDRPNSLAALLVRDYLAEVADCIGNSTEAKEHQQLLLKKLQLHAKRVSVVESPINLPALKAAIQEIQTLEPRPGRNFSYYPVAIATPDLQAELNANGWQVSLTSEVSQEFCLDEEAIALLVQSNHKMQETLLQQARNLLSALNQWQENLLKVGQFLVNRQQAFLTSKDSLDLVPTPQQLIAQSVGLSNATISRIVRDRYLLISGGQSRIVPLQSFCTSVGVGGRTPKQIQELIIQLIQQEPPAKPYSDEQLAQLLKLRFGMAIARRTVVKYRKLAGIESSHARKR is encoded by the coding sequence ATGGATACACCTGCATTAACTTCAACTCTCTCTGTAGAAACCCGTTTAGAGACGCAAGCAGTTCTTTATCCAAGCCTGCGACAGTTAGTGCAACTGTTACCTTGGAATCATCAGCGAGTTCGAGAATATTTACAAGCAGAAGCCAAACACAATCCATTTTTGCTGCATCGCCGCTCTAATCATCGGGAAGCATTGCTAGAAGACATTTTACCAAATTGGTATAGTCCAGTTGCAATGGAACCAAGCTTACAAGAACATCTACGTGGGCAAATTACCGCTTTAGATTTGCCACTCAAACAGCGAGAAGCACTGTTATACCTCATGCAATGGATTTCACCCTCCGGCTATCTGGAAGAATCGTCCCAAGTCTGGACAGCAGGAAGTGATTGGAATGTCAAGGAATTAGAAGCGGTTGTGTCGCATTTACAAAGTCTCGATCCACCGGGGATTGGGGCGCGATCGCCGCAAGAATGTTTGCTATTACAGCTTCAAGATCGTCCCAATAGTTTGGCTGCCTTACTGGTACGAGATTACTTAGCAGAGGTAGCAGATTGTATTGGTAATTCAACTGAAGCCAAGGAACATCAACAATTGTTGTTGAAGAAGTTGCAATTACATGCAAAAAGAGTTTCTGTAGTGGAATCACCGATTAATCTGCCAGCTTTGAAAGCAGCGATTCAAGAAATTCAGACCTTAGAACCTCGCCCAGGAAGAAACTTTAGCTATTATCCAGTGGCGATCGCCACCCCAGATTTACAAGCCGAACTCAACGCCAATGGGTGGCAGGTTTCTTTAACTTCTGAAGTTAGTCAAGAGTTTTGCTTGGATGAAGAAGCGATCGCTTTGCTGGTTCAATCAAACCACAAGATGCAGGAAACACTGCTACAACAAGCACGAAATTTATTGTCAGCACTAAATCAGTGGCAGGAAAATTTACTCAAAGTTGGGCAATTTTTGGTTAATCGTCAGCAAGCCTTTCTCACAAGTAAGGACAGTTTAGATTTAGTACCAACACCTCAGCAGCTAATTGCTCAATCGGTCGGGCTTTCAAATGCTACCATCAGTCGCATTGTGCGCGATCGCTATTTGCTAATTAGCGGCGGGCAAAGTCGAATTGTGCCGTTGCAGTCTTTCTGTACTTCTGTTGGTGTTGGTGGCCGCACGCCTAAACAAATCCAAGAGTTGATTATTCAATTAATTCAACAAGAACCACCAGCTAAACCTTACAGCGATGAACAACTAGCCCAACTATTAAAACTGCGATTTGGCATGGCGATCGCTCGACGGACTGTAGTCAAGTACCGAAAACTGGCAGGAATCGAATCTTCCCACGCACGTAAACGTTAA
- a CDS encoding NUDIX hydrolase, with protein sequence MNNLRKWKTLKSKMVLDNPWCQVRQDEIELPNGKIIDDYFVNIKPDVAMVLPITSNREVIFVRQYRHAVGEFFLELPAGNFDPIKESAEVAAIREFTEETGYIPQEFRKIGTLYDKPSKDTNQIHLFLAENVSKVGEQQLDITEEIEIVFIPLESVLDKIIQGEISVAGTVAALFLGLKLINY encoded by the coding sequence ATGAACAACTTAAGAAAATGGAAGACTTTAAAATCAAAAATGGTTTTAGATAACCCTTGGTGTCAAGTAAGGCAAGATGAAATAGAATTGCCCAATGGTAAAATCATAGATGATTATTTTGTCAATATTAAACCAGACGTGGCGATGGTTTTACCTATTACTAGTAATAGAGAAGTTATTTTTGTCCGGCAATACAGACATGCAGTAGGTGAATTTTTCTTAGAACTACCAGCAGGGAATTTCGATCCGATAAAAGAGAGTGCCGAAGTAGCCGCAATTAGAGAATTCACAGAAGAGACTGGTTATATACCCCAAGAATTTAGAAAAATTGGAACTCTATACGATAAGCCGAGTAAAGATACCAATCAAATCCATTTGTTTTTAGCAGAAAATGTGAGTAAAGTCGGAGAGCAACAACTCGATATTACAGAAGAAATTGAAATTGTATTTATTCCTCTAGAATCAGTTTTAGATAAAATTATTCAAGGAGAAATTTCTGTAGCGGGAACTGTTGCGGCTCTATTTTTAGGTTTAAAACTTATAAATTATTAA
- a CDS encoding MFS transporter — protein sequence MVTRSVTRQGSLKALDWLNVFLADIQGGVGPFLVVYLTSSLHWNPSQVGLVMTISGLTGVIAQTPIGGLVDRLRQKRSLIILAAVLIGISSIATVTMPSFPVITISQSFCAIAGAFFAPTIAAISLGLVGRRGIEYRIGRNQTLSSAGNVVAAILAGLIGHFVAQAAIFYFMALMSVAVIVCALKIRKQDINYRLARGGDEQESKDIQEDGKEKVNVSKFTTLLSDRRLLIFAACAVLFHFANAAMLPLLGEVLAHQKGASPTLFMSACIVTAQLVMIPLGILVGGRASKDRRKPIFLIAFLVLPIRAVLYTLSDNPFFLVSVQLLDGVGGGIFGVMQLLVIADLTKGTGHFNLAQGAIGTAVGIGASLSNSLAGFVAKSAGYNASFLTMAAIATVALIFFWFFMPETKSTAYPVSSKSGLATFRE from the coding sequence ATGGTTACTCGTTCGGTGACGCGTCAAGGAAGTCTAAAAGCACTCGATTGGTTAAATGTATTTTTAGCAGATATTCAGGGCGGTGTCGGCCCATTTCTAGTGGTTTATCTAACTTCAAGTCTGCATTGGAACCCCTCTCAGGTGGGATTGGTAATGACGATTTCAGGATTGACGGGGGTAATTGCTCAAACACCGATTGGAGGATTAGTCGATCGGTTACGCCAGAAGCGATCGCTAATTATTCTCGCGGCGGTGTTAATTGGCATCAGTTCAATTGCCACCGTTACGATGCCATCATTCCCCGTAATTACAATATCTCAATCCTTCTGTGCCATTGCTGGAGCATTTTTTGCCCCGACGATCGCAGCAATTTCTCTAGGATTAGTCGGACGAAGGGGTATTGAGTATCGCATTGGCCGCAACCAAACTCTCAGTTCTGCTGGAAATGTGGTAGCTGCAATACTAGCAGGATTAATCGGTCATTTTGTGGCTCAGGCAGCTATCTTCTACTTTATGGCGCTGATGTCAGTTGCAGTGATTGTCTGCGCTTTGAAGATTCGCAAACAGGATATTAATTATCGGTTAGCAAGAGGGGGTGACGAGCAAGAAAGCAAGGATATACAAGAAGATGGGAAAGAAAAAGTTAATGTTTCTAAGTTTACAACCCTATTGAGCGATCGCCGTCTCCTGATTTTTGCCGCCTGTGCAGTGTTGTTCCACTTTGCCAACGCTGCCATGTTACCCTTGCTCGGTGAGGTACTAGCTCACCAGAAAGGTGCTAGTCCAACGTTATTTATGTCTGCCTGCATTGTCACTGCTCAATTAGTGATGATTCCCTTGGGAATTTTGGTTGGGGGACGGGCGAGTAAAGATCGACGTAAACCTATTTTTCTGATTGCATTTCTGGTGTTACCGATTCGCGCCGTGCTGTATACCCTCAGCGATAATCCTTTCTTTCTGGTGTCAGTGCAATTATTAGACGGGGTTGGCGGAGGAATTTTTGGGGTGATGCAGCTTTTGGTGATTGCCGATTTGACTAAGGGAACCGGACACTTTAATCTGGCACAGGGAGCAATTGGAACTGCTGTTGGTATTGGTGCATCCCTCAGTAATTCTTTGGCTGGTTTTGTTGCGAAATCTGCTGGCTACAATGCTAGCTTTTTGACTATGGCAGCGATCGCAACAGTTGCCTTAATTTTCTTCTGGTTTTTCATGCCCGAAACTAAGTCTACAGCCTATCCGGTAAGCTCTAAATCGGGGCTTGCTACGTTTAGGGAATAG
- a CDS encoding DUF1611 domain-containing protein: MRLPLNQRVAILLHEGTIGTHGKTGLAILRYSESPIVAVIDRECAGKSLTELTGIKRDVPIVASVAAALEYKPEVLVIGIAPSGGAIPDDYWLEIKNALEAGMSLVNGLHTPMASIPELNALVKPGQLIWDVRKEPSNISVASGMARTLPCRRVLTVGTDMAIGKMSTSLELHWASKLRGWRSKFLATGQTGVMLEGDGVALDAVRVDFAAGAVEQIIMRYGKNYDILHIEGQGSLLHPGSTATLPLIRGSQPTQLVLVHRAGQVHVRNHPHVLIPPLSEVIRLYESVASAGGAFASVSVVGIALNTAHLDESAADESIAQVTAETGLPCTDVVRFDANVLLDAVMKN; this comes from the coding sequence GTGCGTCTACCACTTAATCAACGAGTAGCTATCTTACTTCACGAGGGAACTATTGGAACTCACGGCAAAACAGGACTCGCAATTTTACGTTACAGCGAGTCACCAATTGTAGCCGTCATCGATCGCGAATGTGCTGGCAAATCTCTGACAGAATTAACAGGTATTAAACGTGATGTACCCATTGTGGCATCAGTAGCCGCAGCCTTAGAGTACAAGCCAGAAGTCTTAGTAATAGGCATTGCTCCCAGTGGTGGTGCTATCCCAGATGATTACTGGCTAGAAATCAAAAATGCTCTAGAAGCTGGGATGTCGTTGGTGAACGGCTTACATACACCAATGGCAAGCATCCCGGAGTTAAATGCACTAGTCAAACCAGGGCAATTAATTTGGGATGTCCGCAAAGAGCCGTCTAATATAAGTGTTGCTAGTGGAATGGCACGCACCCTCCCTTGTCGGCGAGTTTTGACGGTGGGTACTGACATGGCGATCGGTAAAATGTCAACTAGCTTGGAGTTACATTGGGCATCCAAACTGCGGGGTTGGCGTTCTAAATTTCTCGCCACAGGTCAAACTGGGGTGATGTTAGAAGGCGATGGCGTGGCTTTAGATGCCGTGCGAGTGGACTTTGCTGCTGGTGCTGTGGAACAAATAATCATGCGCTATGGCAAAAACTACGACATCCTGCACATTGAAGGACAAGGTTCGCTGCTACACCCTGGTTCAACGGCAACCCTACCCCTGATTCGTGGTTCCCAACCAACTCAACTGGTATTAGTCCATCGGGCGGGACAAGTTCATGTCCGCAATCATCCCCATGTTTTAATTCCACCTTTATCAGAGGTAATTCGGCTTTATGAAAGCGTTGCTAGTGCTGGTGGTGCTTTTGCAAGCGTTTCTGTAGTGGGTATAGCACTTAATACGGCACATTTAGATGAATCTGCGGCCGACGAAAGTATTGCTCAAGTAACAGCAGAAACCGGGCTACCTTGCACTGATGTAGTCCGTTTTGATGCCAATGTGCTTTTGGATGCGGTGATGAAGAATTAG
- a CDS encoding anion transporter has translation MVVLRYLVIIITYIGLGLGYLPGLRMNRATIAIVGAAFLMALGVLDLPAAWGAIDYKTLIFLFGMMVISANLAASGFFQLALDYTIRRIHSPFGLLVVLTFGSGILSALFLNDTIALILTPLVIGITQLLKLKPIPYLLALAGATNLGSVATLSGNPQNILIGSFSGISYLDFAKALTPLALICLTIQVGLLWWLYPEVRSLRPYLKVKPPRYHVLKPLLAKSLLITTGLLVAFLIGIPTAEVTLIAAGLLLVTRRLKPERILQQVDWDLLLMFCGLFILTEGVQKLGSLGWLSHFTRDPLSIVGITALLSNLVSNVPAVLLLHHLIPHPNTHTWLLLAAASTLAGNLTLLGSVANLIVAEAVAKQGYRLTFGEHLRFGLPLTVITLALTYFWIY, from the coding sequence ATGGTAGTTTTGCGATATCTCGTGATTATTATCACCTACATCGGCTTAGGGCTAGGTTACTTGCCCGGATTGCGGATGAATCGGGCGACGATCGCCATTGTTGGTGCTGCCTTTTTGATGGCATTGGGAGTACTAGATTTACCTGCGGCGTGGGGCGCGATCGATTACAAAACACTAATTTTTCTATTTGGGATGATGGTAATCAGTGCCAATCTCGCCGCCTCTGGTTTTTTCCAGCTTGCCCTTGATTATACAATCCGCCGCATCCACAGCCCATTTGGGTTACTGGTGGTGTTAACTTTTGGCAGTGGCATCCTCTCAGCCCTTTTTTTGAATGATACGATTGCTTTAATTTTGACACCTTTAGTAATTGGTATTACCCAGTTACTCAAGCTTAAACCTATTCCCTATTTGCTGGCGCTAGCAGGTGCAACTAACCTCGGTTCCGTTGCCACTTTGAGCGGTAATCCGCAAAATATCTTGATCGGTTCTTTCTCTGGCATTAGTTATCTAGACTTTGCCAAAGCCTTAACACCACTTGCGTTGATCTGTTTGACAATTCAGGTAGGTTTGTTGTGGTGGTTATATCCAGAAGTGCGATCGCTTCGCCCTTACTTAAAAGTTAAACCACCCCGCTACCATGTCCTCAAACCACTGTTAGCTAAAAGTCTATTAATTACCACCGGATTACTAGTAGCATTTTTAATTGGAATTCCGACTGCTGAAGTTACCTTAATTGCTGCTGGATTATTACTGGTAACGCGCCGCCTTAAGCCAGAGCGAATTTTACAACAGGTAGACTGGGATTTGCTGTTAATGTTTTGTGGACTGTTCATCCTTACGGAAGGTGTGCAAAAACTCGGTTCTTTGGGATGGCTTTCTCATTTTACTCGCGATCCCTTGAGCATTGTGGGGATAACGGCGTTGTTGTCAAATTTAGTATCCAATGTGCCGGCTGTACTGCTATTACATCACCTAATTCCTCATCCCAACACCCACACTTGGCTACTACTCGCGGCGGCTTCAACACTGGCAGGAAATCTCACGCTGCTGGGTTCGGTAGCAAACTTGATTGTGGCGGAGGCTGTTGCTAAACAGGGATATAGGCTCACTTTTGGGGAACATTTGCGATTTGGGCTACCGCTAACTGTTATCACCTTGGCGCTTACCTATTTTTGGATTTATTAA
- a CDS encoding dipeptide epimerase, giving the protein MQINVNLFTVNKRFPLTISRGTTAQTTNAWVRISDDGIEGWGEASPFGVGDRRQSTDTIKDSLDRVVPLLQAFSPLQRQQIEQVLIQNQIPSAARAALDMAMHDWLGKRVGLPLWQIWGLDRNQIVPTSVTIGINSPEGAKARARDWLRFTDVRLFKVKLGSPDGIDADKKMLLAVREEAPEIELFVDANGGWSLEDAIAMCNWLANLDIKYVEQPLPRGQEKSLAKLKEHSPLPIFVDESCFTSSDIPDLANYVDGINIKLMKSGGLTEAMRMVHTARAYRLQVMFGCYSDSSLANTAALQLAPLADYLDLDSHLNLIDDPFTGALLKEGRVLLNDLPGLGVKHSASTT; this is encoded by the coding sequence ATGCAAATAAATGTAAATTTATTTACAGTAAACAAGAGATTTCCATTGACCATTAGTCGAGGGACAACGGCACAGACAACGAATGCATGGGTGAGGATTTCAGATGATGGTATCGAAGGCTGGGGAGAAGCATCGCCATTCGGTGTGGGCGATCGTCGACAATCAACTGATACAATCAAAGATTCTCTAGATCGAGTTGTGCCACTGTTGCAAGCATTTAGCCCCTTGCAGCGACAGCAAATTGAGCAAGTTTTAATCCAAAACCAGATTCCTTCTGCTGCTAGGGCAGCGTTAGATATGGCAATGCACGACTGGTTGGGTAAGCGTGTAGGATTACCTTTGTGGCAAATTTGGGGACTCGATCGCAATCAAATAGTACCAACCTCAGTCACAATTGGGATTAATTCGCCTGAAGGTGCTAAGGCGAGAGCGCGAGACTGGTTACGATTTACCGATGTCCGCCTTTTTAAGGTGAAGTTAGGTAGTCCAGATGGCATAGATGCAGATAAAAAAATGCTGTTGGCAGTGCGAGAAGAAGCACCGGAAATAGAATTATTTGTTGATGCCAATGGGGGTTGGAGCTTAGAAGATGCGATCGCAATGTGCAATTGGCTGGCTAATTTAGATATAAAGTATGTAGAACAGCCATTACCACGAGGTCAGGAAAAAAGTTTAGCAAAACTCAAAGAACACTCTCCCCTACCCATCTTTGTCGATGAGAGTTGCTTCACAAGTTCTGATATCCCCGATTTGGCAAACTACGTGGATGGTATTAATATCAAACTGATGAAATCAGGCGGACTAACAGAGGCAATGCGAATGGTACATACAGCGCGAGCATATCGGTTGCAAGTAATGTTCGGTTGCTATTCTGACAGTTCGCTAGCTAATACAGCAGCATTACAGCTTGCGCCACTAGCTGATTATTTAGATTTAGACAGTCACCTCAACTTAATCGACGATCCCTTTACAGGTGCATTGCTAAAAGAAGGTAGAGTTTTGCTAAACGATTTACCAGGTTTGGGGGTAAAACACAGTGCGTCTACCACTTAA
- the psb34 gene encoding photosystem II assembly protein Psb34: MYTTVNEDGILNNYAHEAKVYYAEYPAIWEQRKYVLQGLFATLIVTTLVLVGFSVS, from the coding sequence ATGTACACTACTGTAAACGAAGACGGTATCCTTAATAACTACGCACATGAAGCCAAGGTATACTACGCAGAGTACCCAGCAATTTGGGAACAACGTAAATACGTTTTACAGGGTCTTTTTGCAACTTTAATTGTCACAACTTTAGTTTTGGTTGGTTTTAGCGTTAGCTAA